The sequence CAGCTGGCCTTGAAGCCCTCTTCATATCCGGTCAGTTCGTCACCGCCCTCGCGACCGGCGAACAAGGCATCGGCCACCGCCTCAGCCGCCAGCATGCCGGACTTCATCGCGGTATGGCTGCCTTTGATCTTGGCGAAATTCAGCGTGCCCGCATCGCAGCCGATCAGGGCGCCGCCGTTGAAGATCATCCGCGGCAGGGAATTGATACCGCCCTTGGCAATGGCGCGTGCGCCATAGGACACGCGTTTGCCGCCTTCCAGATACTGGGCGATCACCGGATGGTGCTTGTAGCGCTGGAATTCGTCGAACGGCGAGAGGAACGGGTTGCTGTAGGACAGGTCGACGATCAGGCCGACCACCACCTGGTTGTTCTCGATGTGATAGAGGAACGAGCCGCCCGTGTTGTCGTCGTCCAGCGGCCAGCCGGCGGTATGAACGACCAGACCTGCTTCGTGCTTGGCCGGGTCGATGTCCCACAGTTCCTTGATGCCGATGCCGTAGTGCTGCGGGTCGACATTGGCGTTGAGCTGGAAGCGATTGATCAGTTGCTTGCCGATATGGCCACGGCAGCCCTCTGCGAACAGGGTGTACTTGGCGCGCAATTCCATGCCCGGGGTGTACATGCCTTCCTTCGGATTGCCTTCACGGTCGACACCGAGGTCGCCGGTGAGAATTCCGCGAACCACGCCTTGCTCATCGATGAGCGCTTCCTGTGCCGCGAAGCCGGGGTAGATCTCGACACCCAGGTTCTCGGCCTGCTGCGCCAGCCAGCGGCAAAGGTTGCCCAGCGAGATGATGTAGTTGCCTTCGTTATGCATGGTTTTCGGAACCAGTGCATTGGGCAGCTTGCGGGCGGCTTCGGCGCTCTTGAGCAGGTAGATGTCGTCGCGCTTGACGGGCGTGTTCAGCGGCGCTTCGAGCTCTTTCCAGTTGGGGAAGAGTTCGTTCAGCGCGCGCGGCTCGAACACGGCGCCAGATAGAATGTGGGCGCCTACTTCGGAACCCTTCTCAACGACGCATACGCTGATTTCCTTTCCGGCATCGGCGGCTCGTTGCTTCAGTCGGCAGGCAGCGGACAGGCCCGCGGGGCCGGCGCCGACGATCACTACGTCGAATTCCATGTATTCGCGTTCCATTGGCTATCTCCTACTCAAGGCTTGATTGTTTTATAGATAGTGGAGGGCTGGATCGTTTCCCTGACCAGGCCGAGCTGCGGCATTATATATAGACGCCGGAAAGGGTCCAATACAAACGTTTGTTTGAATTTCTCGTCAGCCTGCTAGAATCCGGAAACTGTGGCTTATAGTGGGGTATTTGCGTTATTGACCCCGGCTATTGCCTGCAGTCAAGATACGGGCAGTTTTGCGCTCGCCGAACTGGTCCAGCCCCCGCTTTGACGGCCCGGACCTCGAGCATGGCTCTATTCGCCTCGGCGAACTTCTATTCACCGGAGAGTAACGAGGAATCCATGAAGATTCTTGTAGCTGTCAAACGAGTGGTCGATTACAACGTCAAGGTCCGCGTCAAGGCGGACAACTCCGGCGTCGACCTCGCCAACGTCAAGATGTCGATGAACCCCTTCTGCGAAATCGCCGTGGAAGAAGCCGTGCGCCTGAAAGAGAAGGGCGTTGCGAGCGAGATCGTCGTGGTTTCCATTGGCCCTACCGCTGCCCAGGAGCAACTGCGTACCGCGCTGGCGCTGGGTGCCGATCGCGCCGTGCTGGTCGAATCGACCGAAGAGCTCAATTCCCTGGCCGTTGCCAAGCTGCTCAAAGCCGTTGTCGACAAGGAGCAGCCGCAGCTGGTCATCCTCGGCAAACAGGCCATTGACAGCGACAACAACCAGACTGGCCAGATGCTCGGCGCGCTGACCGGCTTCGCCCAGGGCACCTTCGCCTCGAAGGTCGAAGTGGAAGGCGACAAGGTCAAGGTCGAGCGTGAAATCGACGGCGGCGCGCAAACCGTCGCACTGAACCTGCCGGCGATCGTGACCACCGACCTGCGCTTGAACGAACCTCGCTACGCGTCGCTGCCGAACATCATGAAGGCCAAGAAGAAGCCTCTGGAAGTCCTGACTCCAGACGCGCTTGGCGTGTCCACCACCTCCACCGTGAAGACCCTGAAAGTCGAAGCGCCGGCGGCTCGCAGCGCCGGCATCATGGTCAAGTCCGTGGCTGAACTGGTCGAGAAACTGAAGAACGAGGCGAAGGTAATCTAAATGACTATCCTGGTTATCGCTGAACACAACAATGCCGTTCTGGCTGCTGCGACGCTCAACACCGTAGCCGCTGCCAAAGCCATCGGTGGTGACATTCATGTGCTGGTTGCCGGCAGCGGCTGCGGTGCCATCGGCGAAGCGGCAGCCAAGATCGAAGGCGTCGCCAAGGTGCTGGTCGCCGACGATGCGGCCTACGCTCATCAACTGCCGGAAAACGTCGCACCGCTGATCGCCGGCCTGGCCAAGGATTACAGCCACGTACTGGCCGCCGCGACCACCAATGGCAAGAATTTCCTGCCGCGTGTCGCCGCCCAGCTGGATGTCGATCAGATCTCCGAAATCATTGCCGTTGAAAGCGCCGATACCTTCAAGCGCCCGATCTATGCCGGTAACGCCATCGCGACCGTGCAGTCGAGCGCGCCGATCAAGGTCATCACCGTTCGTGCAACCGGCTTCGATCCGGTCAATGCCGAAGGCGGCTCGGCCAGCGTCGAGCAGGTATCCGGCACGGGCGAGGCGGGTGTGTCTGCGTTCGTCGGCGAAGAACTGGCCAAGTCTGACCGTCCTGAGCTGACCGCTGCCAAGATCGTCATCTCCGGTGGCCGCGGCATGCAGAACGGCGACAACTTCAAGCATCTGTATTCGCTGGCCGACAAGCTCGGCGCCGCAGTCGGTGCCTCGCGCGCGGCGGTCGACGCCGGTTTCGTCCCGAACGACATGCAGGTCGGCCAGACCGGCAAGATCGTCGCGCCGCAGCTGTACATCGCGGTGGGCATCTCCGGTGCCATCCAGCATCTGGCCGGTATGAAGGATTCCAAGGTGATCGTCGCGATCAACAAGGATGAAGAAGCCCCGATCTTCCAGGTAGCCGATTATGGCCTGGTGGGCGATCTGTTCGAGATCGTGCCGGAGCTCGAGCGCCTCGTCTGACCGAGCCGCTTCGAAAGAAACCCGCTCTTGCAGCGGGTTTTTTTATGGCAGCTCGGTTGCGTTGGCCGATGCTAATATCCCGCTTGGCCCGTCTGGTGCCTGTCCGACCCAAACCGATGAGGTTCTCCATGCATTGTGCCGTTGCGCTGAAAACCACCTTGCTCGCCCTGCTGTTGGCTACACCGTTGGCGGCGAGTGCGGCGGCTGCCAAGTGTGACCGGCTGATCGCGACGGGTGGTGCCGATAATCCGCCGTTCCTGTGGCGCGATCCGCAAAACCCCAAACGCCTGGTCGGTGCGAATGCCGATCTGCTGAAGAGGATCGCCGACTCGCTCGATCTCAAACTCGAGCTTCTTTATACCGGCGATGCCGACAAGGCGCTCGAGGAAGTGCGCAGCGGCCGCGTCGATGTGTTGGCCGATGCGGTGCTGGGCGTACAGGAATTGGCGCACCTGGATTTCATTCATCCCTCGATCACGGCCTTGCAAATGTCGGCCTGGGTGCGCAATGAGCCGGGTTTCCTCTATTCCAGCCGCGAAGAACTCATTGGCCGCTCGGGCACCTATGTCGCGACGACGCGTTTTGATCAGACATTCCAGGCGTACGCCAAGGACCATCTTCGCTTGCGCTCGGCGCCCAGCCTGGGCGATGCCGTGCAGAGCCTGTTGGCCGGCACGACCGATTACGTGCTGCACGAGCGCTACAGCGCAGTAGCGCAGGCCGGTTCGCAGGGACTGCTGGACGAGATACAGCGGCTGGAGCCGCCAGTGACCACTCGCGGCATGCATTTCGCGGTCGCGCACGACTCTGCCTGCAACGGGCCGTGGCTGCGCGGACAGCTCGCGATTAAAATGACTCAACTGCGCGCCGCCGGGCTGCCGCAGCAGCTGCTGGCGGAGAACCTCGAGCGCTGGAAGCAGCAACCGGCACCGCCTCGCCCTTCGCAA is a genomic window of Stutzerimonas stutzeri containing:
- a CDS encoding electron transfer flavoprotein subunit alpha/FixB family protein gives rise to the protein MTILVIAEHNNAVLAAATLNTVAAAKAIGGDIHVLVAGSGCGAIGEAAAKIEGVAKVLVADDAAYAHQLPENVAPLIAGLAKDYSHVLAAATTNGKNFLPRVAAQLDVDQISEIIAVESADTFKRPIYAGNAIATVQSSAPIKVITVRATGFDPVNAEGGSASVEQVSGTGEAGVSAFVGEELAKSDRPELTAAKIVISGGRGMQNGDNFKHLYSLADKLGAAVGASRAAVDAGFVPNDMQVGQTGKIVAPQLYIAVGISGAIQHLAGMKDSKVIVAINKDEEAPIFQVADYGLVGDLFEIVPELERLV
- a CDS encoding electron transfer flavoprotein-ubiquinone oxidoreductase, whose translation is MEREYMEFDVVIVGAGPAGLSAACRLKQRAADAGKEISVCVVEKGSEVGAHILSGAVFEPRALNELFPNWKELEAPLNTPVKRDDIYLLKSAEAARKLPNALVPKTMHNEGNYIISLGNLCRWLAQQAENLGVEIYPGFAAQEALIDEQGVVRGILTGDLGVDREGNPKEGMYTPGMELRAKYTLFAEGCRGHIGKQLINRFQLNANVDPQHYGIGIKELWDIDPAKHEAGLVVHTAGWPLDDDNTGGSFLYHIENNQVVVGLIVDLSYSNPFLSPFDEFQRYKHHPVIAQYLEGGKRVSYGARAIAKGGINSLPRMIFNGGALIGCDAGTLNFAKIKGSHTAMKSGMLAAEAVADALFAGREGGDELTGYEEGFKASWLYQELYASRNFGAAIHKWGAVKGGAFNFIDQNIFGGKIPFTLHDTKPDYACLKTAAESKKIDYPKPDGKLSFDKLSSVFLSNTNHEEEQPVHLKLTDPSIPIEKNLPLYDEPAQRYCPAGVYEVVDNDDGSKRFQINAQNCVHCKTCDIKDPAQNITWVAPEGTGGPNYPNM
- a CDS encoding substrate-binding periplasmic protein: MHCAVALKTTLLALLLATPLAASAAAAKCDRLIATGGADNPPFLWRDPQNPKRLVGANADLLKRIADSLDLKLELLYTGDADKALEEVRSGRVDVLADAVLGVQELAHLDFIHPSITALQMSAWVRNEPGFLYSSREELIGRSGTYVATTRFDQTFQAYAKDHLRLRSAPSLGDAVQSLLAGTTDYVLHERYSAVAQAGSQGLLDEIQRLEPPVTTRGMHFAVAHDSACNGPWLRGQLAIKMTQLRAAGLPQQLLAENLERWKQQPAPPRPSQR
- a CDS encoding electron transfer flavoprotein subunit beta/FixA family protein, which produces MKILVAVKRVVDYNVKVRVKADNSGVDLANVKMSMNPFCEIAVEEAVRLKEKGVASEIVVVSIGPTAAQEQLRTALALGADRAVLVESTEELNSLAVAKLLKAVVDKEQPQLVILGKQAIDSDNNQTGQMLGALTGFAQGTFASKVEVEGDKVKVEREIDGGAQTVALNLPAIVTTDLRLNEPRYASLPNIMKAKKKPLEVLTPDALGVSTTSTVKTLKVEAPAARSAGIMVKSVAELVEKLKNEAKVI